In Feifania hominis, the following are encoded in one genomic region:
- a CDS encoding type IV toxin-antitoxin system AbiEi family antitoxin domain-containing protein: protein MNKHEIAIDVFNKVGSIAKTADFVAVGLKNYDVVSLCNQGYIERIRNGFYKLPNAEEPKEEALISKLLPQGIVCVESALFYYGYSDFAPREWTVAVPRSFSRAIKAMQEVPVKAYYVQNEFYHYGATVGNFNGVELKVYDRDRTICDCFKYRSKLDNEIFNKAINAYVADPKKNLANLSKYAKDMGVYTKLMNVMEVLLNG from the coding sequence TTGAATAAACACGAAATAGCAATTGATGTTTTTAATAAAGTTGGAAGCATTGCGAAGACGGCAGACTTTGTTGCCGTTGGACTGAAAAACTATGATGTCGTTTCCCTTTGCAATCAAGGTTATATAGAGCGTATTCGCAATGGCTTTTACAAACTGCCTAACGCTGAAGAGCCAAAAGAAGAAGCTCTAATTTCTAAACTCCTGCCGCAAGGAATTGTTTGTGTGGAGTCTGCTCTATTTTATTATGGGTACAGTGACTTTGCTCCTCGTGAATGGACAGTTGCAGTCCCCCGTTCCTTTTCAAGAGCAATCAAAGCAATGCAGGAAGTCCCTGTCAAAGCTTATTATGTCCAGAACGAATTTTACCATTATGGTGCTACTGTAGGTAACTTTAATGGTGTTGAATTAAAAGTTTATGACCGAGATCGAACAATCTGTGATTGCTTTAAGTATCGTTCAAAGCTTGATAATGAAATATTCAACAAAGCAATCAACGCTTATGTGGCAGATCCGAAGAAGAATCTCGCAAATCTTTCTAAATACGCAAAGGATATGGGCGTTTATACAAAACTTATGAATGTAATGGAGGTGCTGCTCAATGGCTGA